In a genomic window of Nocardia fluminea:
- a CDS encoding WhiB family transcriptional regulator, with translation MHITTPIARLDVEQAEARIAWVAQARCKEVDPDQLFVRGAAQRKAATICRHCPVLMQCGADALDNRVEFGVWGGMTERQRRALLKQHPDVTSWAEFFNAQRQHQVAI, from the coding sequence ATGCACATCACAACCCCCATCGCTCGACTGGATGTAGAGCAGGCCGAGGCAAGGATCGCTTGGGTTGCCCAGGCGCGATGCAAGGAAGTGGACCCTGATCAGCTGTTCGTTCGCGGTGCGGCTCAGCGCAAGGCGGCAACCATCTGCCGTCACTGCCCGGTGCTGATGCAGTGTGGTGCCGATGCCCTCGACAATCGGGTCGAGTTCGGCGTGTGGGGCGGGATGACCGAGCGGCAGCGGCGTGCGCTGCTCAAACAGCATCCCGACGTGACGTCGTGGGCTGAATTCTTCAACGCCCAGCGGCAGCACCAGGTGGCTATCTAG
- a CDS encoding metallophosphoesterase, producing the protein MPVISTSAVRRTALGAAGAAVAGIGYATLIERNAFVLREATMPVLAPGSPTLRILHVSDLHMMPGQQLKQQWLRELDRLEPDLVVNTGDNLSHPKAVPAVVQSLGALLARPGLFVFGSNDYFAPVPKNPLKYFKKDHRRVYGDPLPWKDLRAAFTERGWLDLTHTRRDLEVAGIRIASAGVDDPHLQRDRYDTVAGAPNQLAQLSIGVTHSPEPRVLDRFAEDGYDLVLAGHTHGGQLVVPGYGALVTNCGIDKSRVKGASQWGEHTQLHVSAGIGTSPWAPYRFCCRPEATLLTLVGAQPKRPSADTGFGISTSEAVAR; encoded by the coding sequence ATGCCCGTTATCTCGACGTCCGCTGTCCGCCGAACCGCGTTGGGAGCCGCAGGGGCCGCCGTCGCAGGCATCGGCTACGCCACGCTGATCGAACGGAACGCGTTCGTCCTGCGCGAAGCCACGATGCCGGTGCTGGCGCCCGGTTCACCGACGTTGCGCATTCTGCACGTCAGTGACCTGCACATGATGCCGGGCCAGCAGCTCAAACAGCAGTGGCTGCGCGAACTCGACCGCCTCGAACCCGACCTGGTCGTGAATACCGGCGACAATCTTTCCCATCCCAAGGCCGTGCCCGCGGTGGTGCAATCCCTCGGTGCGCTGCTGGCCCGACCCGGCCTGTTCGTGTTCGGTTCGAATGACTATTTCGCGCCGGTACCGAAGAATCCGCTGAAGTATTTCAAGAAAGATCACCGTCGCGTCTACGGAGATCCGCTGCCGTGGAAGGACCTGCGCGCGGCATTCACCGAACGCGGCTGGCTCGATCTGACTCACACCCGGCGCGACCTCGAAGTGGCCGGCATCCGCATCGCCAGCGCCGGCGTCGACGACCCGCATCTGCAACGCGACCGCTACGACACGGTCGCGGGCGCACCGAACCAGCTGGCGCAGCTCAGCATCGGCGTCACGCATTCGCCCGAACCGCGCGTGCTCGATCGCTTCGCCGAAGACGGCTACGACCTGGTGCTGGCCGGTCACACCCACGGTGGGCAGCTGGTCGTGCCCGGTTACGGCGCGCTGGTGACCAACTGCGGGATCGACAAGTCCCGGGTGAAGGGCGCCTCCCAGTGGGGCGAACACACCCAGCTGCACGTCTCGGCCGGCATCGGCACCTCACCGTGGGCGCCGTACCGCTTCTGCTGCCGCCCCGAGGCCACGCTGCTGACATTGGTCGGCGCCCAGCCCAAGCGGCCTTCCGCCGACACCGGCTTCGGCATTTCGACCTCGGAGGCCGTAGCCCGCTAG
- a CDS encoding GatB/YqeY domain-containing protein gives MSELKAKLRADMTTAMKAKDKLRLATLRMLLAAIQTSEVSGTEAHELSDNDVVSLLQKEAKKRNEAAVIYEQNGRGELAANERAEEQIIEEYLPTQLDDAEVAQVADTAIAQVAEQLGERPGMKQMGQVMKAATVLADGKADGSRLSAAVKARL, from the coding sequence ATGTCGGAACTGAAAGCCAAGCTGCGCGCGGATATGACCACCGCGATGAAAGCCAAGGACAAACTGCGTCTCGCGACTCTGCGGATGCTGCTCGCCGCCATCCAGACTTCCGAGGTCTCCGGTACGGAGGCGCACGAACTCTCCGACAACGATGTCGTGTCGCTGTTGCAGAAGGAAGCCAAGAAGCGCAACGAGGCGGCCGTGATCTACGAGCAGAACGGTCGCGGTGAACTGGCCGCGAACGAGCGCGCCGAGGAACAGATCATCGAGGAGTACCTGCCGACTCAGCTCGACGACGCGGAGGTGGCGCAGGTCGCCGATACCGCGATCGCCCAGGTCGCCGAGCAGCTCGGTGAGCGTCCGGGGATGAAGCAGATGGGTCAGGTCATGAAGGCCGCCACCGTGCTGGCCGACGGCAAGGCCGACGGCTCGCGGCTCTCCGCCGCGGTGAAGGCCCGGCTGTAG
- a CDS encoding penicillin-binding protein, whose protein sequence is MPITQTLARLAGSCALAAVLVAGLLFPLAGGFGFISNRAADAVDNVSAELVEGTVPAVSTMVDANGSPLAWLYEQRRFEVPSDKISNNMKLAIVSIEDKRFADHKGVDWQGTLRAFLTNTSSGAVQQGASTLDQQYVKNFNLLVVAKTDAERRAAIETTPARKLREIRMALTLDRELSKDEILTRYLNLVPFGNGSYGVQDAAQTYFGIDASQLNITQSAMLAGMVQSSSKLNPYTNVQGVTDRRNTVLDTLIQNIPHRAEEFRKAKAEPLGVLPEPKGLPRGCISAKDKGFFCDYALQYLAEAGISREQIDKGGYLIKTTLDPVLQESVKRSVNEQADPNLDNIAEVMSVVAPGQDSHPVLAMASSRTYGLNRDANETLLGQPYSMAGDGAGSIFKLFTTAAAMEKGLGIAAQVDVPGTYAARGMGYSNSPGCPADSWCVKNAGNYPGSMSVTDALATSPNTTFVKMIQDVGVEAAVDMAVRLGMRSYTEPGTSGYGNASLADHIKNNNMGSFTLGPFAINPLELTNVAATLGSGGKWCPPSPIKEVVDRSGKIVPLTQQACEQVVDPGLANTLANAMSKDDTSGTAAGAARAAGWSAPMSGKTGTTESHRSSAFLGFTNALASSVYVYGDSPTPGEICSFPLRNCGASNASGLFGGNEPARTWFNAIKPLMDRYPPPGLPPVDDKYVRGANNSQVPDVAGKSQGEATSILTGAGFQVSAVTGAGSQAKGTVMGSSPNGSAIPGSVVTIYISDGTVRVPAPTTPPPAAPAPAVPGLPQIPRLPPIPIPVPR, encoded by the coding sequence GTGCCGATCACTCAAACGCTCGCGAGGCTGGCCGGCAGCTGCGCGCTGGCCGCCGTGCTTGTCGCTGGGCTGTTGTTCCCCTTGGCCGGTGGATTCGGATTCATCTCCAACCGCGCCGCCGACGCCGTCGACAATGTCTCCGCCGAACTGGTGGAGGGCACGGTCCCCGCCGTGTCGACTATGGTCGACGCGAACGGGTCGCCGCTGGCGTGGCTCTACGAGCAACGCCGCTTCGAAGTGCCGAGCGACAAGATCTCCAACAACATGAAGCTGGCGATCGTGTCCATCGAGGACAAGCGCTTCGCCGACCACAAGGGCGTGGACTGGCAGGGCACGCTGCGCGCGTTCCTCACCAACACCTCCTCCGGTGCGGTGCAGCAGGGCGCGTCGACGCTCGACCAGCAGTACGTGAAGAACTTCAACCTGCTCGTGGTCGCCAAGACCGACGCCGAGCGCCGCGCCGCGATCGAGACCACACCGGCGCGCAAGCTGCGCGAGATCCGGATGGCGCTCACGCTGGACCGCGAGCTGTCCAAGGACGAGATCCTCACCCGCTACCTGAACCTGGTGCCCTTCGGCAACGGTTCCTACGGCGTCCAGGACGCCGCCCAGACCTACTTCGGCATCGACGCGTCCCAGCTCAACATCACGCAGTCGGCGATGCTGGCGGGCATGGTGCAGTCCAGCTCCAAGCTCAACCCCTACACCAACGTGCAGGGCGTCACCGACCGCCGCAACACCGTGCTCGACACACTGATCCAGAACATCCCGCACCGCGCCGAGGAGTTCCGCAAGGCCAAGGCCGAACCGCTCGGTGTGCTGCCCGAACCCAAGGGCCTGCCGCGCGGGTGCATCTCCGCCAAAGACAAGGGCTTCTTCTGCGACTACGCGCTGCAGTACCTGGCAGAGGCCGGGATCAGTCGCGAGCAGATCGACAAGGGCGGCTACCTGATCAAAACCACGCTCGACCCGGTACTCCAAGAATCGGTGAAGCGTTCGGTGAACGAGCAGGCCGACCCCAACCTCGACAACATCGCCGAAGTCATGTCGGTGGTCGCGCCCGGCCAGGATTCGCACCCCGTCCTCGCGATGGCGTCCAGCCGCACGTACGGCCTCAACCGCGATGCCAACGAGACGCTGCTCGGCCAGCCGTACTCGATGGCGGGTGACGGCGCGGGCTCGATCTTCAAGCTCTTCACCACCGCCGCGGCGATGGAGAAGGGCCTCGGGATCGCCGCCCAGGTAGATGTCCCCGGCACCTACGCCGCCAGGGGCATGGGCTACTCGAACTCGCCGGGCTGCCCGGCCGACTCGTGGTGTGTGAAGAACGCGGGCAATTACCCCGGCTCGATGTCGGTGACCGACGCGCTCGCGACCTCGCCCAACACCACCTTCGTGAAAATGATCCAGGACGTCGGCGTCGAGGCCGCGGTGGACATGGCTGTGCGCCTCGGCATGCGGTCCTACACCGAGCCCGGCACCTCCGGGTACGGCAACGCGAGCCTGGCCGACCACATCAAGAACAACAACATGGGCTCGTTCACCCTCGGCCCGTTCGCGATCAACCCGCTCGAGCTGACAAACGTGGCCGCCACACTCGGCTCGGGTGGCAAATGGTGCCCGCCCTCGCCGATCAAGGAAGTCGTCGACCGCAGCGGCAAGATCGTTCCGCTCACCCAGCAGGCCTGTGAGCAGGTTGTCGACCCGGGTCTGGCCAACACCCTCGCCAACGCGATGAGCAAGGACGACACCAGCGGTACCGCCGCGGGTGCCGCGCGCGCGGCCGGGTGGTCGGCACCGATGTCGGGTAAGACAGGTACCACCGAGAGTCACCGCTCCTCGGCGTTCCTCGGCTTCACCAACGCGCTGGCATCATCGGTCTATGTCTACGGCGACAGCCCCACACCCGGCGAGATCTGCTCGTTTCCACTGCGCAACTGCGGCGCCAGCAACGCCTCGGGGCTGTTCGGCGGTAACGAACCTGCCCGCACCTGGTTCAACGCCATCAAGCCGCTGATGGACCGATATCCGCCACCGGGTCTGCCGCCGGTGGACGACAAGTACGTCCGTGGCGCGAACAACTCCCAGGTCCCCGATGTGGCAGGCAAGTCGCAGGGCGAGGCCACCTCGATCCTGACCGGTGCGGGCTTCCAGGTCTCCGCGGTGACGGGCGCTGGTTCACAGGCCAAGGGCACGGTGATGGGCAGTTCGCCGAACGGTTCGGCCATTCCGGGCTCGGTGGTCACGATCTACATCAGTGACGGCACCGTCCGGGTGCCCGCGCCGACGACACCGCCGCCCGCCGCGCCCGCGCCGGCGGTCCCGGGGCTGCCGCAGATCCCGCGTCTGCCACCGATCCCCATCCCGGTGCCGCGCTAG